Below is a window of Rhinoraja longicauda isolate Sanriku21f chromosome 10, sRhiLon1.1, whole genome shotgun sequence DNA.
gataacatcgaactagtgttaacgggtaatcgatggccagcttggattcggtgggctgaagggccagtttcaatgCAGTGTCCTTCAATTAATCAATAGTTACAAAGGATTAAGTTCCAAACAGCCAGGAACCTTTATTGCAGTGCTTTTGTTGGGTGATTAATGTTTTCCTTCATTTAAATAAACTACCTAAGGTATTACAAGCAAATATGTGGAATGCAGCagataattttatatttaaatatttaaacagaAAGCAAAAACATTGCATTTATACTTTGTAATCCCCAGACTTCCCATTGAATCTTTCGgcaaattaatttatttgaaatgtGGATACCATTGTCATTTATTAACACAGGTAGATTTTAACCTTGAGATGACCATGAATTGAAACAAAGAAACTCTGCTGGATTAGAACATTTAAAATTGCTTTGTAGTAATTGGTGAAAGGATAGTAAAGGGAGCACTGAAGGAAATTGTCTTGGGTAAAATCCAAAACAGTTTCTAACAGAAGTAATAACACATAAATTTGTAGCAGTGGATTGATTTTGTTCTGACATTCAGCATTCCCATATGGATTAAAAATAAACTGATTCTTTGCCGGTTTATTTTAAAACGATTATAATGAAATTTTCATTTATTACTCCTGAAACTGAACATGTTAACTGAGTGCAAATTTACTTAAGAGCACTGTTGCTTCAAGTCATGCATACCGCTTGAAATGAGTCAAATATGAACACCCAGGAGACATTCAGACTATTATTTAACTGGTGTTAGTAAAAATACATTTCTTTACTCATTGTGTTTTATGGTAGAAAGTGCCAGACTCTATTTTCTTGAGTTTCACTGATGAAGAGATATGCATTTTGATGAGATGGACTTGTCTGCTTTCAAGCTCTGTCAACtccatttttattttccttttaaatgttctGTATTATCATAATAAAGGATGACGGTAAGACTGTTTGTTACAAGTAAGAATATTTACTGGCGCTATGCAATGCTATAAGGAAGGGCCTATCCTATTTAGTAAACTTAAAGAATAGTCATCCATCCTGCTTCTAAAAGAGAGAAGAATGCCACTAGCCTCTAACAGGGTATCTTTCAACCTCAACTGCCTCAGTAGGATCCCAACCTTCTCTTCATTCCTCCAGAAGATTCTCCCCACCAAACACAACAAAGCATTGTTCCAATATTtttctttaatttatttttcttgggCTATCTGTCTTAGTACCCTATTTTGTTTCCTTCTTTCCCATCGTCCTCGACTCCCTCTGATCCATGCCAAATCACTCATGACTTTATCTTCCTCATTCATGTGCACTTAGATCTATTTCTTGGGAAGGAAGAGTTAATAATAAGTGGCAGCACTTGGTACCTCTGGGAATAGGGAGTAAGATAACAATGGGATAGAAGCTGTTCTTAATTCTGAGCATTCATGCCCCCAGGTTacagggagacctggtagaagtatacaaaattaagaGAGGCTTAAGGAGGGTAGACAGTCCAATCCTTTTTCTTCGGattgaaatatcaaatattagagggtgtagctttaaggtgagagggacaatgtttaaCAGAGATGTGCGAGGTCAATTATTTTTGACATAAAGGGTTGTAAGTGCCGGGATCATGCTACGGAGGGTGttgatggagacagatacaatagtggcatttaagagacttatggataggcacatggatacgttgGCAATGAAAGAATATGGATtaagtgcagacagataagagttggtcttcgcATCAAGTTCGGCCCagtcattatgggccaaagggcctgttcctaagcTATACTGTTCTACTTatctcctattccttctcccagaaggtagaagagagaaatggGAATGGCCAGGTGACGGGCAAACATGACAATActttcagccttcctgatgcaatgtaccgtgaagatggactggataaaaggaattgacaagcctgtgatggacagggctgtgctcatcactctctgttgggtcaggcagccaggagcagagcagttgccataccaggctgagatgcatcccatcagaatactttctattgTGCATCTGCAGAATTTTGAGCAAATCTTGACGGGCATGTCAAAATTTCTCAGATGCCTAGGaaagtgtgaagggaccaggttagttTGTTGGTAATATGGatacctaggaatttgaagctgtcaaccatctctacagcagcaAGATGATAAGGACAGGATTGTGTTCCTCCCTTCACTTTTCTTAGGTTAACAACCTACTCTTTTATCTTCATGATATGAAGGCCTAGGTTGCTGCGCCTGCCACCATGATGCTAGATTCTTAATCTCTTTCTTATACTTTATCTcattgtccttgtagatctggcTAATGACAGTTGTGTTATTGGTGATGTACTTGGCCATAGAATCATTGGTGTTCAAGGAGTAGAGCCAGGAACTGAACACACAACTATGAGGGGCACCATCGTTGAGggtcagagtaggggaaatgttATAACCAATTCTAACCGACTGAGGCCTGCCAGcccagaagccagttgcagataAAGCCCCCAATTCCAAGGCCCAAAGGTTTAGGAATGAGCTTATTCTGTGTTATGGTGGTTAAGGCTGAGCTGCAATAAAAAACATCCTTACATAATGTTCTAAATATCAAAGGAGAGCCAGTGCTGAATGTAGCGCAAGGGACATGGTGTCCTCCGTAGATTTCCTGCGCCATAAATAGAAACAAACCTACTAGTGGCTCAGTGTAAAAAGCAGACAAAACAAACTGATTTGTGATATAATTGCCATAGTAATGTATGACATGCATCCAGTTAGATAATCAGTTGTGCACAGTTCCTGGTGTGCATACATTCTTTCAGACCTCTCTGTTTTTGCTTTGCCCGGGTTGCGGAAAACACTGGGTGTGGAAATATGGAAATCTGCCTCATTTCTCCATGACAAACAATCTGAATTGCAGAGGTTCCTCTGTACTTAGTTTTGTATAACTAAGTGACAGTCTAGTCTTACTCTGAAAACCATGGCTTTCTCTTCCTctcatttgggatgtgggattgcAAGTAAAGCAGACCACACATTGCCCATTCCCAATTGTTATTGTTTTATTTCTTTTCGGCCAGTGTATCCACAACTCTAATTGGTAGGAAGTTCCTAGGTTTTGACCCAATGTCAATATACACCCGGGAGAGGACTTTCCTTTGAATTTCTGGTTGGCGGAAGTCATGCATCACAAAGGAATGAGAAAAAGACTCATGATGATTTGTTGTAGTGCATTCATGGATGGTGCACATGACAGGATGGTGTCTTGGGACCATGACTTTGTCTTGTACAGTGTCAAGTTTCTTAAAGATTTCTGAAATTGCATCCACCGTGGAAATCTCGACATGTGCTTTAGATGTAACAGAAATGCTTTGAAGAATTGGGGATGATCCATTTACTGCAGAATACCAGTCTCCGTTGGGTAACTCGGCAATGGTGTTGTCCTCTTTTAAATGTGGTCATTGGCGGGCACTCTGGAAGTGGAAATATAATTTGCCAGCTATCAGTCCAACCATGGTTATTGTTCAGCTCTTGCTGCTGCAGCTGGAGCTAAACACTGTAATCATTATCATATCTGACCTTATGGGGAGTGAGTGATTGATGAACCATCTCAAGGTGGTTAGCCTGAAACAATTCCTCTGGTAAATGTCCAGTGACTATGAAGTttgggcttaagctcaggggtgatcgcgcttttgcggttgcagctcctagactgtggaacagcatccctctccccatcagaactgccccctccatcacctcctttaagtccaggctcaaaacctatttctactccctcgcgtttgaggctctctgaaggggcgctgtgaactgtttatgtatgtgctgttatgtttgcgtgccattgtatgttcgtttcttagtacctgaactgatgtacagcactttggtcaacgtgggttgtttttaaatgtgctatacaaataaaattgacttgacttgaccataacCATTTTCATTTGTTCCTGTTGTCTCTCCAAGTGCCTCTTTTTTACTTTTTTACTTAAGTTGACCCAATGTTGCTTTGATATCACGGAGATGAATTTATAGTCACAATGCCTCcatagtggtggggaagatgctggagtcaattataaaagacgaaattgctgagcatttggatagcagtaacgggatcattccgagtcagcatggatttacgaaggggaaatcatgcttgacaaatctactggaattttttgaggatgtaactaggaaaattgacaagggagagtcagtggatgtggtgtacctcgactttcagaaagccttcgacaaggtcccacataggagattagtgggcaaaattagggcacatggtattgggggtagggtactgacatggatagaaaattggttgacagacagaaagcaaagagtggggataaatgggtccctttcggaatggcaggcagtgaccagtggggtaccgcaaggttcggtgctgggaccccagctatttacgatatacattaatgacttagacgaagggattaaaagtaccattagcaaatttgcagatgatactaagttggggggtagtgtgaattgtgaggaagatgcaataaggctgcagggtgacttggacaggttgtgtgagtgggcggatacatggcagatgcagtttaatgtagataagtgtgaggttattcactttggaagtaagaatagaaaggcagattattatctgaatggtgtcaagttaggaggagggggagttcaacgagatctgggtgtcctagtgcatcagtcaatgaaaggaagcatgcaggtacagcaggcagtgaagaaagccaatggaatgttggccttcgtaacaagaggagttgagtataggagcaaagaggtccttctacagttgtaccgggccctggtgagaccgcacctggagtactgtgtgcagttttggtctccaaatttgaggaaggatattcttgctatggagggcgtgcagcgtaggttcacgaggttaattcccggaatggcgggactgtcgtatgttgaaaggctggagcgattgggcttgtatacactggaatttagaaggatgaggggggatcttattgaaacatataagataattaggggattggacacattagaggcagataacatgttcccaatgttgggggagtccagaacaaggggccacagtttaagaataaggggtaggccatttagaacggagatgaggaagaactttttcagtcagagggtggtgaaggtgtggaattctctgcctcagaaagcagtggaggccatttcgttggatgctttcaagagagagctggatagagctcttaaggatagcggagtgagggggtatggggagaaggcaggaacggggtactgattgagagtgatcagccatgatcgcattgaatggcggtgctggctcgaagggctgaatggcctactcctgcacctattgtctattgtctattgtctattgtcatatcttTCCAAATAACGTTCTGAAATGTTAGCTCTATTTTTCTCCCtgccttccagcattttgttttatttcagatttccaacatctgtaatGTTTTGATTTTAGCTTCGATTTGGTGCAGACCAGGATCGGCTTGGATCAAAGTTAATCCCTGCCACTTACTTTTTGCAGTGTAAGCAATGAAGATAATCTGTTTCCTGAAAAAGTACTCAAAAGGCAAGGCactttattgtgtaggaaaaaaacctccagatgctggtttaaatcgaatgtagacacaaaatgctggagtaactcagcgggtcaggcagcatcttgggagagaaggaatgggtgacgtttcgggtcgagacccttcttcagacagactcaatgtttcaggtcgatgaccTTTCTTTATTTTGTCACCTGAATGAATGTTCTTTTAATTTGACTGGAGAAGAATCTCTAAATGTCTTGAAGAATGTGTTATAGTTATTCCTCTTAAATGCGAGAAAATAACAAATATTTAGACCCTGAAAGGATATTTGACAATTGGTGTAGACAAAGAGCCTAATGTAAATGTTATTTTCCTAGCAACTTTGAACATAAGGACATCCCGATGGATATTGCACAGCTTCCTAATCTTCCCGAGAAAACCTCTGAATCGTCTGAGACTTCTGACTCGGAATCTGATTCTAAAGAAAACTCAGGTATTACTGGTAACATTATATCCAGCACTAGCTTTTTCTGCCAAATCTAAATGATTTTGTGGTTCAAAATTCTTTGTGTATTTTTCCTACAACTTATTAGCACTGCCATTATTTATGGTCGACAAATATTTCAAAACAAGCTAATGACAACATAATGTAAAACATGCAAATACAAGTCAAAGGGTACTGCTATCTCTGTTTACCAGAAGCATACATTTGAGTATCCGAATATGTACCACATCCTCTGGGATGGATCATAACATTGACAGGAATAGATTATGAATTAATAGGTTGATGTTGCATGTATGACAGATCATTTGTATTTGTAAGGACACCAGCTTATTTCAGGTGTCTTTCACTATTACTTTAGTTGTCTCCCACTAGTTTGATTATTCTTAAACAAGTAAATTTAATTCTATCAATTTCTGAAGTTTGACCCAGGCTCTATGTGATTCTGCTGTGTAATTACGAGCATGCCAACCACAGGACTTCACAATGTTGGGGGCTGCAGTCCAGTAGATAAAACTCATGACCTAGAATTTGTCATGTGGGTCCCTTTGCTTGCACTTGCTGTTGGTACCAGCTTCAGATCCATAAAAATGAACTTGCTGCTTGAGAGCCCTTTGTTAAGGCCTTAATGTAACTGGGTTAGACCAACAAGCCAAAAAATGACCCACCCACAGGCAGAATGAGAAAGCCAGTAACAAATGGTAAAGCCACACATACACATTGCCACCCATCAAAGCTGTCAAGCTTTTGCAATGTTTCTAAATATCATCCCTGACAGTCAGAGGCATTCTAAAACTATTAACAATGAAGGCAACAGGAAAAAATAATGTAACTTTAAcatgttaaataaataaataagacaCTACTGAAAACATTactgatttaaaataaataatttaccaAATTCTTATCTATCATTCTTGCTGCTTTAAAAATTTCCATTGAAATGAATGGATTTGTGCATCTTGGATCAAGTCCAACCTGGAACCAGTTCTCTGAGCAGATTCCCCAAGAATGCAGTTCAGCAAATTTGTACACTTTGCACCTGCAGGTGTCTGGGATTCACCAATCAACAAATTAGTTTTCCTAGTTTGCATGTGCATGTGCCAAAGTCGTGCACTGGCATGTGTTTCCCAGGCTAAATGCCAGGTATTCACCATAGAACTGCCAGCGTTTCGGAGCAATAGACAGCTCAATGCTTCAGAGATTCATTCGGTGTCACAATGAGTTGTGGCATTTGTGTCCCTTTTTCACAGCAAATAGCTTGTTTGAGGGAATCACAGAAATGGTGATACAACAGTGTCTTGTAGGGATTTCACTGAGAGCCTTGGATTAAAATCAAAGCATTATTATTTAAGCATTGAGTCCATATTATTCCTTCTTGTAGCACTTGCCATCTCATCCATCATTTTGTCTGTGGCCTCAATGGACTCATCTCTCAGCCTGCTCCCCAAACTAGTAGTACTTTGATAGCATTTTAGGGTACATGCAGATCCTTCTCTGAAGTTGAGGAATACCTAGCCAAATTATCAAATTACCTGACATACAGTAATTTCAAATTGATTTCACAAATTGAATAGCTTTATATGCAGCTGCTTTCGACTTATCCTTCCAATATCCAAGCATCTGTGAGCAATGTAAATCTTGCCTGTGTGCCACTGTTGACAAATTCATCTTTTAACCGAATGAAGGCAGTGCAGCAGGAAGCACAATGGAAGTTGTACCATTGGAACTAGTAGAacaaagaacacagaacagtgcagcacaagaacgggccctttggcccacattatctttgctgaacatgatgttatGACCATATCTTATCTaccagcacataatccatatccctcccttccatacatattcatatgcctatccaaatgtctctgaaatgCCATTATCGCacgacccctggcagtgcgttccaggcactcacctctCTGTGTGCAAAACTCTAGCCCCACacttctcttttaaactttgtccctcacaccttaaaactatggcttctagtatttaatgtttttaatccTGTGAATTGCCACAATTTCTCTCACTGCCACTACAGAGAAACTGAATGTAGGTAATGATTGCATGTTtcattcatagaatcatacagcacggaaacaggcccttcagtccaacgttCATGTcgatcaaaatgccccatctaatctaatCCCATTCCCCAAAAGTGTCTTTTAAAGCCTGTGATAGACATTAAAACTCTGGGGCATCATAGAGTGCACTTTAAGCTAAAAGTCCTTCAACACACAACATACACAGAACACTTAATGGTACCACTGTTACTTTATGACTGATCTCATTTGCACTTCAGTTATTAATTACATTTCCTACAACTTCTACAATTTCTCCattctctgagtaaagaagtttcaCCTGAATTCCTCCCTGGTTCTATCAGTGATTTATATTTTTGGCCTATTATTGTACATCAGCCTCTTTTAATTGATTTCTCATGGGGGGGCAGAGTTAAATAAAGGAGCACAATGCAGAAGTATTACTGTATGCAGTCTTTTATCTGAGGAAATTAAATCACCCTTGGATGCTTTGGTTCCATGAGTATATTTGACCAAATGTAAGGTAATATCTGCAGCCAAAACGTCTGAAAAAAAGAAAAGGAATGAACCATTAAAGAAAACGAAGCAATTTTCTTTCACCATAGAGAATTGCATGTAAAAATGTTTTGAATTGAAACAGGAAAACCTGGTGCAAAGGTTTCATAAATTTATTGCTTTGTGATGTGGATGAATATATTTCAGCAAATTTTGCGTTTGTAGATTGATTTGAAATTGATCATTTTAAAGATTGCAAGTGTACATCATTTTGCATTTGTTATTCTGCTCCTCGCTAAAAAGCTAGCATTGTGGATAGTAGTAGAATATGGTAATGCAATTGTACGACCTTTTTTAATTGGAGAATGAGCAGTTTGTAGCCTGCTGTGGCAATGACCCTTCTTTTAGCTAGAATCCTGAAGCATGTGGCAGCATACCCCTCTTTTCCCTTTTGCCAGTGAGCACCAGATGTAAAAACCCTGCTGAACTTTGCCACTTCTAGACAGATATGAAATTGTCCCCATCCACAAACTGGAAGATATGTTTGCGAACTGACAATGCGAAAAGTATCAGAGCCTAAAATCAGACAGGCAAACATTACCAAGATTATTTTGTGGGCCTTTGAAAAATGACTCACAGTAACGTTGCCTGTTAGAAGGTAAATGTATATTTGCATTCTGCACTTTGAGCAGTCAATCATTTCTGATGTActttacaaatattttttttaaatgagaactTATCTAAGGCCCTTTGACATCTGCTGCTCCTGTGTTTCAATATTTGAGTGCAAGAATGAATTTACCAATTGAAAATCTGGTCAAAACTGTCCAGCAATATTAAATTCAGCAAAAAGTATGAACAGATATAAAAATAACCAAGATACAGGAATTGCAGATgtcggaatcttgagtaaaacacaaagtgcaagaggaactcagcaggccaggcaacatcttcgaagggaatggacaggcaatgttacaTGTCTGCATAAGGAccccgaaccaaaatgtcacctgtccatgccccTCAGAGATAtggctgaccagctgagttacttccacactttgtgttttaccaaTAAGAATGActgatttgtgtaggaaaaaactgcagacgctggtttaactggaaggtagacacaaaatgctggagtaactcagcattttcaggttgagacccttcttcagactgaagaagggtctctaatgtcacccattccttctctccagagatgttgcctgtcccgctgagttactccagcattttgtgtctagaatgactaatttatttgtattgtgtATGTAATGCCTGTATTATTTTCTAGACTATTCTGTTATGTGGGAGGGTGTGAATGGTGTCTGTCATAATCAAGTACATTTATTCAAGGACTGATTAacttccccctcatctcccccagaGGACAATGAGAATTCCAAGTCAGACGAGAAGGGAAACCAGTCTGAGAACAGTGATGATCCGGAGTCAGACAGGAAGAAACAATCTGGGAGCCACTCTGACCATGAAATGAACTGCAATGATGATGACAATAGCTCCAGCAACCAGGATAGCAGGGACAGTGATGATAATTTTGAGAATTCCGAATACGAGAGTCAGAGAGTAGCTGAAGGCAGCTTTGGCACTTTTGGTTCCATTCAGATCAAAGTAGAACGATATCCTGCCAGTGAATCAGAGCTGCGCTTGCCAAACCGTGAATCTGTGACTTCAGACAGTGCCAAGGATTCGGACAGTGCCGGAGAATTGAACATCCAGCCTTCCAGCAAACACCAGAAGAGGAAGAAGCGGAGAAAAAAACAGAAAGGAGGGAGCGTCTCCCGGAGGAGGCTGTCGAGTGCTTCTAGCCCGAGTGGACTTGACTCAAATCTAGTAGACCAGCCACAACTGCTGTCTTCGCCGAACAGTGCCTCAGTGcttaaaattaaaacagaaataacAGAACCTATAAATTTTGATAATGATAGCAGCATTTGGAATTACCCTCCGAACAGAGAGATTTCAAGGAATGAATCCCCGTATAGTATGACCAAGCCCCCAAGCTCTGAGcacttcccctccccacacaccaacaccagtTTACATGTCACCATTCCAGACTCTGTTCTCACCCCACCAGGGATAGAAAACAGTGCCAGTCGTAAAACTCAATTTAGCACCTCATCCAGCACTACCTTAGCTCCTGCCACAGATCCTCTGTCCCCTCCTCTATCAGCCTCTCCACGTGAAAAGCAGCTCAGTAGCACCAGCACGACCAGTTCTGTGCTGTACACAAGTGACCTGGAAATGCTGCAGAGGTTACAGGCTGGTAATGTGGTCCTCCCCCTAGTTCACAGAGTGACAGGAACCTTGGCTGCCACCAGCACTACTCCTCAGAGGGTGTATACCACCGGTACCATTCGGTATGCTCCGGCTGAGGTGACCTTTGCCATGCAAGGCAACCTGCTGCCTAACGCTCATGCTGTCAACTTTGTGGATGTTAACAGTTCCAGTTTTGGGTTAGAACCCAAAACGCCAATGGAAATGCTCTATCACCACGTACATCGAATTAATATGTCAGGGCCATTCGGGAGCACTGTGAGTGGGGCCAGTCTAGCCCAAATGCCAACGGCAAATGTGTTCACAACATCAGATGGACTCTTTTCCACACTTCCTTTTCCTGTGTACAGTAATGGTATTCATACCACACAAACGCTGGAACGTAAGGAAGATTAAACTATGACCGTAAACTGTGTTCAGTATTAAATTCTGAGGCATAGACAATGTTTTCAGCTGAATTCTAGTGCTAGCACTTTGAACTTGAGCAGGTCAGCTAATGCCATTCAATACAGCAGTTCTCATGTCTCGAACTATGACTAATCATTATGTAATGTAAAGAGTTATTTTTTTGCCTTCAGAAAGTTGAATTACCAGTTAATTGTAAATGTTCCTTCCAAGGTGTGTTTTCCTTTGCATCTTTGTGAAGATGCCTTTAATGTGTACATGCCTCTGCCATAAGATGCAAATGCAATGGTAAAGAGATTGTAAAATGAAAGAATCACAGATTTTAATCTATAAAGATCTTGATATGATCAAGGTTGAAGGAGGTAAGTATAGAAAGGTAACCCTGTTTGACTAAGTCAGACTAAAGgggttcttttttttctttttaaaaataggGTATAGTATTTTGAAATTTTATGCAGAGTTTAATTCTTTTT
It encodes the following:
- the npas3 gene encoding neuronal PAS domain-containing protein 3 isoform X1, whose amino-acid sequence is MIRIFPDFSVQVTAATGGGRGSVTAAPGLGRAAAAANGTPQDVGLTSYQQRGPSFCYQASVMPSLQALRKEKSRDAARSRRGKENFEFYELAKLLPLPAAITSQLDKASIIRLTISYLKMRDFTNLGDPPWNLRVEGPPPNTSVKALGAQRRRTASNVAINMFERNLGSHILQSLDGFLFALNQEGRFLYISETVSIYLGLSQVELTGSSVFDYVHPGDHVEMAEQLGMKLPPGRGILSQGTAEDGASSASSSSQSETPESESTSSILLTIDNTLERSFFIRMKSTLTKRGIHIKSSGFKVIHVTGRLRLRVSHSHGRVLPTHIIGLVVVAHALPPPTINEVRIDCQMFVTRVNMDLSIIYCENRISDYMDLTPVDVVGKRCYYFIHAEDVEGIRHSHLDLLNKGQCVTKYYRWLQKNGGYIWIQSCATLTFNAKNANEKNVIWVNYLLSNFEHKDIPMDIAQLPNLPEKTSESSETSDSESDSKENSEDNENSKSDEKGNQSENSDDPESDRKKQSGSHSDHEMNCNDDDNSSSNQDSRDSDDNFENSEYESQRVAEGSFGTFGSIQIKVERYPASESELRLPNRESVTSDSAKDSDSAGELNIQPSSKHQKRKKRRKKQKGGSVSRRRLSSASSPSGLDSNLVDQPQLLSSPNSASVLKIKTEITEPINFDNDSSIWNYPPNREISRNESPYSMTKPPSSEHFPSPHTNTSLHVTIPDSVLTPPGIENSASRKTQFSTSSSTTLAPATDPLSPPLSASPREKQLSSTSTTSSVLYTSDLEMLQRLQAGNVVLPLVHRVTGTLAATSTTPQRVYTTGTIRYAPAEVTFAMQGNLLPNAHAVNFVDVNSSSFGLEPKTPMEMLYHHVHRINMSGPFGSTVSGASLAQMPTANVFTTSDGLFSTLPFPVYSNGIHTTQTLERKED
- the npas3 gene encoding neuronal PAS domain-containing protein 3 isoform X6, which produces MPSLQALRKEKSRDAARSRRGKENFEFYELAKLLPLPAAITSQLDKASIIRLTISYLKMRDFTNLGDPPWNLRVEGPPPNTSVKALGAQRRRTASNVAINMFERNLGSHILQSLDGFLFALNQEGRFLYISETVSIYLGLSQVELTGSSVFDYVHPGDHVEMAEQLGMKLPPGRGILSQGTAEDGASSASSSSQSETPESESTSSILLTIDNTLERSFFIRMKSTLTKRGIHIKSSGFKVIHVTGRLRLRVSHSHGRVLPTHIIGLVVVAHALPPPTINEVRIDCQMFVTRVNMDLSIIYCENRISDYMDLTPVDVVGKRCYYFIHAEDVEGIRHSHLDLLNKGQCVTKYYRWLQKNGGYIWIQSCATLTFNAKNANEKNVIWVNYLLSNFEHKDIPMDIAQLPNLPEKTSESSETSDSESDSKENSEDNENSKSDEKGNQSENSDDPESDRKKQSGSHSDHEMNCNDDDNSSSNQDSRDSDDNFENSEYESQRVAEGSFGTFGSIQIKVERYPASESELRLPNRESVTSDSAKDSDSAGELNIQPSSKHQKRKKRRKKQKGGSVSRRRLSSASSPSGLDSNLVDQPQLLSSPNSASVLKIKTEITEPINFDNDSSIWNYPPNREISRNESPYSMTKPPSSEHFPSPHTNTSLHVTIPDSVLTPPGIENSASRKTQFSTSSSTTLAPATDPLSPPLSASPREKQLSSTSTTSSVLYTSDLEMLQRLQAGNVVLPLVHRVTGTLAATSTTPQRVYTTGTIRYAPAEVTFAMQGNLLPNAHAVNFVDVNSSSFGLEPKTPMEMLYHHVHRINMSGPFGSTVSGASLAQMPTANVFTTSDGLFSTLPFPVYSNGIHTTQTLERKED
- the npas3 gene encoding neuronal PAS domain-containing protein 3 isoform X5 produces the protein MIRIFPDFSVQVTAATGGGRGSVTAAPGLGRAAAAANGTPQDVGLTSYQQRGPSFCYQASVMPSLQALRKEKSRDAARSRRGKENFEFYELAKLLPLPAAITSQLDKASIIRLTISYLKMRDFTNLGDPPWNLRVEGPPPNTSVKALGAQRRRTASNVAINMFERNLGSHILQSLDGFLFALNQEGRFLYISETVSIYLGLSQVKSTSSILLTIDNTLERSFFIRMKSTLTKRGIHIKSSGFKVIHVTGRLRLRVSHSHGRVLPTHIIGLVVVAHALPPPTINEVRIDCQMFVTRVNMDLSIIYCENRISDYMDLTPVDVVGKRCYYFIHAEDVEGIRHSHLDLLNKGQCVTKYYRWLQKNGGYIWIQSCATLTFNAKNANEKNVIWVNYLLSNFEHKDIPMDIAQLPNLPEKTSESSETSDSESDSKENSEDNENSKSDEKGNQSENSDDPESDRKKQSGSHSDHEMNCNDDDNSSSNQDSRDSDDNFENSEYESQRVAEGSFGTFGSIQIKVERYPASESELRLPNRESVTSDSAKDSDSAGELNIQPSSKHQKRKKRRKKQKGGSVSRRRLSSASSPSGLDSNLVDQPQLLSSPNSASVLKIKTEITEPINFDNDSSIWNYPPNREISRNESPYSMTKPPSSEHFPSPHTNTSLHVTIPDSVLTPPGIENSASRKTQFSTSSSTTLAPATDPLSPPLSASPREKQLSSTSTTSSVLYTSDLEMLQRLQAGNVVLPLVHRVTGTLAATSTTPQRVYTTGTIRYAPAEVTFAMQGNLLPNAHAVNFVDVNSSSFGLEPKTPMEMLYHHVHRINMSGPFGSTVSGASLAQMPTANVFTTSDGLFSTLPFPVYSNGIHTTQTLERKED
- the npas3 gene encoding neuronal PAS domain-containing protein 3 isoform X4, translating into MAPTKQGFQHDPSRRERLQALRKEKSRDAARSRRGKENFEFYELAKLLPLPAAITSQLDKASIIRLTISYLKMRDFTNLGDPPWNLRVEGPPPNTSVKALGAQRRRTASNVAINMFERNLGSHILQSLDGFLFALNQEGRFLYISETVSIYLGLSQVELTGSSVFDYVHPGDHVEMAEQLGMKLPPGRGILSQGTAEDGASSASSSSQSETPESESTSSILLTIDNTLERSFFIRMKSTLTKRGIHIKSSGFKVIHVTGRLRLRVSHSHGRVLPTHIIGLVVVAHALPPPTINEVRIDCQMFVTRVNMDLSIIYCENRISDYMDLTPVDVVGKRCYYFIHAEDVEGIRHSHLDLLNKGQCVTKYYRWLQKNGGYIWIQSCATLTFNAKNANEKNVIWVNYLLSNFEHKDIPMDIAQLPNLPEKTSESSETSDSESDSKENSEDNENSKSDEKGNQSENSDDPESDRKKQSGSHSDHEMNCNDDDNSSSNQDSRDSDDNFENSEYESQRVAEGSFGTFGSIQIKVERYPASESELRLPNRESVTSDSAKDSDSAGELNIQPSSKHQKRKKRRKKQKGGSVSRRRLSSASSPSGLDSNLVDQPQLLSSPNSASVLKIKTEITEPINFDNDSSIWNYPPNREISRNESPYSMTKPPSSEHFPSPHTNTSLHVTIPDSVLTPPGIENSASRKTQFSTSSSTTLAPATDPLSPPLSASPREKQLSSTSTTSSVLYTSDLEMLQRLQAGNVVLPLVHRVTGTLAATSTTPQRVYTTGTIRYAPAEVTFAMQGNLLPNAHAVNFVDVNSSSFGLEPKTPMEMLYHHVHRINMSGPFGSTVSGASLAQMPTANVFTTSDGLFSTLPFPVYSNGIHTTQTLERKED